In a genomic window of Pieris brassicae chromosome 7, ilPieBrab1.1, whole genome shotgun sequence:
- the LOC123712367 gene encoding sodium/hydrogen exchanger 9B1-like isoform X2, with product MNEDSILLDTRASIVMNDMRCTPPSDVIPTINIDSIKKEERKKKTPSWLKSTLPATLHYVTLVILGLCVWGVLWCSWDGWGIHGKWFRITIVGVVAWGSGQILQEVTTLPPLLAALLTGIIARNLGFLDMRHHIEIDVFLRKIYPVIILGKGSLAWNVHYMKRNWRQIILLGTIPWTTEVVVLAVCVHYFLGFPWLWGILLGSVYASVSCPVTMPSVIKHGKMACGKVEWAQFICTAGGIDTALSVGVYGIVYSYIFVTEDSDIYRYVKVALTLFVGAALGIIWGSLTKLVPSSKDYYITELRVLFVLIGGLFGNMITGTIGWGGTGGVAVLACNATAAMHWAKKGWKLNENPASTAYRVIWSALEPLVFAYTGTYFVIHEDIVNTMLVGLGILFVCLTIRLVVAFLMCRNLKFKEKLFVCCTWVPKSVVEAVLGPLAINAVLMSQGSHAHELSYAEDILRLLVQAIIITTPIGFLLTDKLGQWLIRTESKTSNELGSS from the exons ATGAACGAAGACAGTATTTTATTAGATACACGCGCGAGTATCGTTATGAACGATATGCGTTGCACGCC ACCTTCGGACGTGATTCCAACAATCAATATCgatagtattaaaaaagagGAACGTAAGAAAAAAACTCCGTCATGGTTGAAAAGTACGCTTCCGGCTACCTTGCATTATGTTACACTGGTCATTCTAG GTTTGTGTGTATGGGGCGTTTTATGGTGCAGTTGGGATGGTTGGGGTATACATGGAAAATGGTTCCGTATAACCATAGTTGGCGTTGTGGCATGGGGTAGTGGTCAGATTCTACAAGAAGTTACAACTCTTCCGCCGCTACTTGCAGCCCTTTTGACAGGCATAATAGCCAGAAATCTTGGTTTTTTAGACATGCGGCACCATATCGAAATCGACGTGTTTTTAAG GAAAATATATCCAGTAATAATCCTTGGGAAGGGATCCCTAGCCTGGAACGTCCACTATATGAAGCGTAATTGGCGTCAAATAATACTCCTAGGAACAATACCGTGGACGACAGAGGTGGTGGTTCTTGCAGTGTGTGTTCATTACTTTCTTGGTTTTCCTTGGTTATGGG GAATTTTATTAGGGTCAGTGTATGCCTCAGTGTCGTGTCCAGTAACAATGCCGTCGGTGATCAAGCATGGCAAAATGGCCTGTGGCAAAGTAGAATGGGCCCAATTCATTTGCACGGCGGGAGGTATAGACACAGCTTTAAGTGTGGGAGTGTATGGAATTGTGTATAGTTACATATTTGTTACAGAAGACAGTGATATATACCGGTATGTTAAG gTAGCATTAACTTTATTCGTGGGAGCAGCCCTAGGCATCATTTGGGGCAGTTTAACGAAATTGGTGCCCAGTTCAAAAGAttattacattactgaacTACGTGTTCTGTTCGTTCTAATCGGCGGTTTATTTGGAAACATGATTACCGGCACCATTGGATGGGGCGGCACTG GTGGCGTAGCGGTATTAGCTTGCAACGCCACAGCCGCTATGCACTGGGCGAAAAAGGGATGGAAATTGAATGAAAATCCTGCCTCAACAGCCTACCGAGTGATATGGTCGGCGTTAGAACCTCTTGTATTTGCGTACACCGGAACATATTTTGTG attcaTGAAGATATAGTAAATACGATGCTCGTAGGATTAGGAATCTTGTTTGTGTGCCTAACCATTAGACTGGTTGTAGCATTTCTCATGTGCAGGAATCTAAAATTCAAGGAAAAGCTGTTTGTGTGTTGTACTTGGGTGCCCAAGTCGGTTGTAGAg GCTGTCCTCGGTCCTTTAGCAATAAACGCAGTGCTAATGTCACAAGGATCTCACGCCCATGAGTTATCGTACGCAGAAGACATACTTCGATTGCTCGTACAGGCCATTATCATAACAACTCCTATTGGATTTCTCCTCACTGACAAGTTGGGACAATGGTTGATACGAACTGAAAGTAAAACTAGTAACGAACTCG gaTCCAGTTAA
- the LOC123712367 gene encoding sodium/hydrogen exchanger 9B1-like isoform X1, whose product MESMYSNRQMLTIIDTDVYITTEEVKTPSDVIPTINIDSIKKEERKKKTPSWLKSTLPATLHYVTLVILGLCVWGVLWCSWDGWGIHGKWFRITIVGVVAWGSGQILQEVTTLPPLLAALLTGIIARNLGFLDMRHHIEIDVFLRKIYPVIILGKGSLAWNVHYMKRNWRQIILLGTIPWTTEVVVLAVCVHYFLGFPWLWGILLGSVYASVSCPVTMPSVIKHGKMACGKVEWAQFICTAGGIDTALSVGVYGIVYSYIFVTEDSDIYRYVKVALTLFVGAALGIIWGSLTKLVPSSKDYYITELRVLFVLIGGLFGNMITGTIGWGGTGGVAVLACNATAAMHWAKKGWKLNENPASTAYRVIWSALEPLVFAYTGTYFVIHEDIVNTMLVGLGILFVCLTIRLVVAFLMCRNLKFKEKLFVCCTWVPKSVVEAVLGPLAINAVLMSQGSHAHELSYAEDILRLLVQAIIITTPIGFLLTDKLGQWLIRTESKTSNELGSS is encoded by the exons ATGGAGTCAATGTATTCAA ATAGGCAGATGTTGACAATCATTGATACAGATGTGTATATCACAACAGAGGAAGTGAAAAC ACCTTCGGACGTGATTCCAACAATCAATATCgatagtattaaaaaagagGAACGTAAGAAAAAAACTCCGTCATGGTTGAAAAGTACGCTTCCGGCTACCTTGCATTATGTTACACTGGTCATTCTAG GTTTGTGTGTATGGGGCGTTTTATGGTGCAGTTGGGATGGTTGGGGTATACATGGAAAATGGTTCCGTATAACCATAGTTGGCGTTGTGGCATGGGGTAGTGGTCAGATTCTACAAGAAGTTACAACTCTTCCGCCGCTACTTGCAGCCCTTTTGACAGGCATAATAGCCAGAAATCTTGGTTTTTTAGACATGCGGCACCATATCGAAATCGACGTGTTTTTAAG GAAAATATATCCAGTAATAATCCTTGGGAAGGGATCCCTAGCCTGGAACGTCCACTATATGAAGCGTAATTGGCGTCAAATAATACTCCTAGGAACAATACCGTGGACGACAGAGGTGGTGGTTCTTGCAGTGTGTGTTCATTACTTTCTTGGTTTTCCTTGGTTATGGG GAATTTTATTAGGGTCAGTGTATGCCTCAGTGTCGTGTCCAGTAACAATGCCGTCGGTGATCAAGCATGGCAAAATGGCCTGTGGCAAAGTAGAATGGGCCCAATTCATTTGCACGGCGGGAGGTATAGACACAGCTTTAAGTGTGGGAGTGTATGGAATTGTGTATAGTTACATATTTGTTACAGAAGACAGTGATATATACCGGTATGTTAAG gTAGCATTAACTTTATTCGTGGGAGCAGCCCTAGGCATCATTTGGGGCAGTTTAACGAAATTGGTGCCCAGTTCAAAAGAttattacattactgaacTACGTGTTCTGTTCGTTCTAATCGGCGGTTTATTTGGAAACATGATTACCGGCACCATTGGATGGGGCGGCACTG GTGGCGTAGCGGTATTAGCTTGCAACGCCACAGCCGCTATGCACTGGGCGAAAAAGGGATGGAAATTGAATGAAAATCCTGCCTCAACAGCCTACCGAGTGATATGGTCGGCGTTAGAACCTCTTGTATTTGCGTACACCGGAACATATTTTGTG attcaTGAAGATATAGTAAATACGATGCTCGTAGGATTAGGAATCTTGTTTGTGTGCCTAACCATTAGACTGGTTGTAGCATTTCTCATGTGCAGGAATCTAAAATTCAAGGAAAAGCTGTTTGTGTGTTGTACTTGGGTGCCCAAGTCGGTTGTAGAg GCTGTCCTCGGTCCTTTAGCAATAAACGCAGTGCTAATGTCACAAGGATCTCACGCCCATGAGTTATCGTACGCAGAAGACATACTTCGATTGCTCGTACAGGCCATTATCATAACAACTCCTATTGGATTTCTCCTCACTGACAAGTTGGGACAATGGTTGATACGAACTGAAAGTAAAACTAGTAACGAACTCG gaTCCAGTTAA